CGGCGGGCCTGCGCTGTTACGGACGAAGGGCCGATTTAAGGCCGCCAGGCTGCGTTTTTCAGGCGCTCTCGAGCGACTCGCAAGCGAAGAACAATTTCAGCAAGCAAGTCCGGCGCGTTTTTCAAAAAGATTTGGCCGCGCAGCGGCTCTCGTTCTCTGACCCCTAGCCCCCGCCCCCTAGCCCCTGACCGTCACCCCTCCATCTCGGCCAGCGTCGCCTCGTCGATCTCGAAGTTGGCGGCCGCCTGTTGCACGTCGTCGTGGTCGTCGAGCGCCTCCATCAGCTGGATCGCCTTGCGGGCCTCGTCGCCGCTGAGCGTGACCGTGTCGTTGGGCACGTAGGCGAGCGACTGGCTCTCGGGCTCGATGCCCTCGGCCGCCTCGAACGCGGCGTTGAGGTCGTTGAAGGCGTCGACCGGACAGGTCACGCGGAACGTGTCGCCGTCGCGGGCCACGTCGTCGCCGCCCGCCTCGAGGGCAAGCTCCATGAGCGACTCCTCGTCGGTCTGGTCCGCCGGGATCGTGATCACCCCCTTGCGCTCGAACATCCACGCCGCGCTGCCGGTCGTGCCGAGCTTGCCGCCGGCCTTCTCGAAGACCTTGCGGACCTCCGGGGCGGTGCGGTTGCGGTTGTCGGTGAGGATCTCGACCATGACGAACACGCCCGCCGACCCCGTGCCCTCGTAGACGATCTCCTCGTAGTTGTCGCCGCCCGCCTCGCCGGAGCCCTTGGCGATCGCCCGCTCGATGTTGTCCTTCGGCATCGACACCGACTTGGCGTCGTTGATGGCGTAACGGAGCTTGAGGTTCGTGTCGGGGTCGCCGCCCCCCATCTTGGCGGCGACGATGATCGCCCGCGACAGCTTGCTCCACACCTTGCCGCGTTTGGCGTCGATGACGGCCTTCTTGTGCTTGATGCCCGCCCAGTGAGAGTGTCCGGCCATGAGAGAGGGGGTAGGGGTTAGGAGTCAGGGTCTAGGGTAACGCCGCGAATCTCTTATGATCTTCGCCACGCCGCCGGCTCGCAAGGCCGGGGCAGGGCGAGCCGGCCGCGTCAGCGGCCGGGGTCTCCAAACGACTCATCAGCTCAAGGCAGCTTGGCTCGCACGGCTTCCGCCATCTCGGGGTCGCTCTCTTCCAGCAGCTCGATCGCCTGGCGCCACGCACGCCGGGCCGATTCGTCCTGGCCGCCCTGGGCGAGGGCGTCGCCCAGGTGGTCGTGGAGCA
The Pseudobythopirellula maris DNA segment above includes these coding regions:
- a CDS encoding YebC/PmpR family DNA-binding transcriptional regulator, whose translation is MAGHSHWAGIKHKKAVIDAKRGKVWSKLSRAIIVAAKMGGGDPDTNLKLRYAINDAKSVSMPKDNIERAIAKGSGEAGGDNYEEIVYEGTGSAGVFVMVEILTDNRNRTAPEVRKVFEKAGGKLGTTGSAAWMFERKGVITIPADQTDEESLMELALEAGGDDVARDGDTFRVTCPVDAFNDLNAAFEAAEGIEPESQSLAYVPNDTVTLSGDEARKAIQLMEALDDHDDVQQAAANFEIDEATLAEMEG